In the genome of Syntrophales bacterium, the window TCCGTCTTTTTTCAGGGAGGGGCTGATTTCACGGTCAATGGTTTCCTCGATGAGCTTGATTTTCTGAAGATTGGAAAGCCGCGGCTTCGGGGCGCCCCGTTTCTCTGCCCGGACCCTGCTGATAAGATCGTCGATGGCGTCATGGCAGGTTCCGCATCCCCCACCGGCTTTCGTATAATTGGTCACTTCCTCGACGGTCATGATAGTATTTTCCTCGATGGCTTGCTCGATGTCGTGATCGGTGACGCCGAAGCACTCACATATGATGGTCTGGTGCTCCGGCGGTGCCGGGACACCTCTATAGTTTGCGATGGCCCCCTCGAGAGCCTGCCTTCCCAGCACAGAACAGTGCATTTTCGCGTCCGGCAATCCTCCCAGGTATTCGGCGATATCCCGGTTGGTAATTTTTTCGGCCTCCTCCACGGTCATACCCAGCACCATCTCCGTCAGGGCGGAGGCAGAGGCGATCGCGCTCGCGCACCCGAAGGTTTTGAACCGGGCCTCTTTGATCCGGTTGTCGTCACCGAGCTTGAACATGAATTTCAAAGCATCACCACAGGCAATAGATCCGATCTGGACCATGCCGTCGGGATCTTCAATCTCACCCACATTGCGGGGATTGAGAAAATGGTCTTTTACTGTATTTGAATAGTCCCACACGGGAGCCTCCCTGAAACAATACCGCGATTCTGACGACTT includes:
- the nifU gene encoding Fe-S cluster assembly protein NifU, whose translation is MWDYSNTVKDHFLNPRNVGEIEDPDGMVQIGSIACGDALKFMFKLGDDNRIKEARFKTFGCASAIASASALTEMVLGMTVEEAEKITNRDIAEYLGGLPDAKMHCSVLGRQALEGAIANYRGVPAPPEHQTIICECFGVTDHDIEQAIEENTIMTVEEVTNYTKAGGGCGTCHDAIDDLISRVRAEKRGAPKPRLSNLQKIKLIEETIDREISPSLKKDGGDLEIIDIIGNRVLLALRGSCATCPMSEQTMKGFVEAKLKELVDDDLIVEEIVE